One part of the Procambarus clarkii isolate CNS0578487 chromosome 41, FALCON_Pclarkii_2.0, whole genome shotgun sequence genome encodes these proteins:
- the LOC123761145 gene encoding pupal cuticle protein Edg-84A-like — MAFVAALIVVVLGIALAAPSDPYSIQPVHSSGYKTGMPHDFQYNVRDDYSGTNFGHSENSDGNTVRGSYNVDLPDGRKQTVNYEADHNKGFTADVQYTGEAHHPHNYRPPVYYKQQPSYHH; from the exons ATGGCTTTTGTG GCGGCgctgatagtggtggtgttgggtataGCTCTCGCTGCACCCTCCGACCCCTACAGTATTCAACCTGTCCATAGTTCTGGATACAAG ACGGGGATGCCGCACGACTTCCAGTACAATGTTAGGGACGACTACTCCGGCACTAACTTCGGCCACAGTGAGAACTCCGATGGCAACACTGTCCGTGGCTCCTACAATGTCGATCTTCCCGACGGACGCAAACAGACG GTGAATTACGAGGCTGACCACAACAAGGGTTTCACAGCTGATGTTCAGTACACCGGAGAGGCTCACCATCCCCATAATTACAGACCTCCTGTCTACTACAAGCAACAACCTTCATACCACCACTAG
- the LOC138373197 gene encoding adhesive plaque matrix protein-like produces MEGRNTKVINLCCPQLSVLLVVVVMVGEAVAEDYDRYSPPAHHSRYEQEGMPYNFQYDVKDDYSGNDFGQNEQSDGDTVSGSYTVQLPDGRKQTVNYVAKDDYGYQAEVKYEGEAQYPHEYGPPITFKPQYQPSYYPQPSYQPQPSYQPQPSYKPQPSYKPQPSYKPQPSYKPQPSYKPQPSYKPQPSYKPQPSYPTKPLYNPQPSYPTKPLYNPQPSYQPQPSYDSGEHYE; encoded by the exons atggagggaag GAACACGAAGGTAATTAATTTGTGTTGTCCTCagctcagtgtgttgctggttgttgtggtgatggtaggggAGGCTGTCGCTGAAGACTATGATCGCTACTCCCCACCAGCACATCACTCACGATACGAACAG GAAGGCATGCCATACAACTTCCAGTATGACGTCAAGGACGACTACTCTGGCAATGACTTTGGGCAAAACGAACAGTCTGACGGAGACACTGTCTCAGGCTCCTACACCGTCCAGCTCCCAGACGGCCGCAAACAGACA GTGAACTACGTTGCCAAGGACGACTACGGGTATCAGGCCGAGGTCAAGTATGAGGGCGAAGCCCAGTACCCCCATGAGTACGGTCCCCCCATCACCTTCAAACCCCAGTACCAGCCATCATATTATCCACAGCCCTCATACCAACCCCAGCCCTCATACCAGCCCCAGCCATCATACAAGCCCCAGCCCTCATACAAGCCCCAGCCCTCATACAAGCCCCAGCCCTCATACAAGCCCCAGCCCTCATACAAGCCCCAGCCCTCATACAAGCCCCAGCCCTCATACAAGCCTCAGCCGTCATACCCAACCAAGCCTCTATACAATCCTCAGCCCTCATACCCAACCAAGCCTCTATACAATCCTCAGCCCTCATACCAGCCCCAGCCTTCATACGATTCTGGTGAACATTACGAATAG
- the LOC123761142 gene encoding adhesive plaque matrix protein-like — protein sequence MIAMPSVLLVVLVMVGEALADDYDRYAPPGHHPRYEQEGMPYNFQYGVKDDYSGNDFGQNEQSDGDTVSGSYNVQLPDGRKQTVNYVAKDDYGYQAEVSYEGEAQYPHEYGSPVTFKPQYQPSYYPQPSYKPQPSYPTQPSYKPQPSYPTQPSYKPQPSYPTQPSYPTQPSYKPQPSYKPQPSYKPQPSYKPQPSYPTQPSYPTQTSYKPLLKSSYQPSYDSEEHYQ from the exons ATGATCGCTATG cccagtgtgttgctggtggtgttggtgatggtgggggaggctCTCGCCGACGATTATGATCGCTATGCTCCACCAGGACATCACCCACGCTACGAACAG GAGGGCATGCCATACAACTTCCAGTACGGCGTCAAGGACGACTACTCCGGCAATGACTTTGGCCAAAACGAACAGTCTGACGGAGACACCGTTTCAGGCTCCTACAATGTCCAGCTTCCAGACGGCCGCAAACAGACG GTGAATTACGTTGCCAAGGACGACTACGGGTATCAGGCAGAGGTCAGCTATGAGGGCGAGGCCCAGTACCCCCACGAGTATGGTTCCCCTGTCACCTTCAAGCCCCAGTACCAGCCATCATACTATCCACAGCCCTCATACAAGCCCCAGCCTTCATACCCAACCCAGCCCTCATACAAGCCCCAGCCTTCATACCCAACCCAGCCCTCATACAAGCCCCAGCCTTCATACCCAACCCAGCCCTCATACCCAACCCAGCCCTCATACAAGCCTCAGCCTTCATACAAGCCCCAGCCCTCATACAAGCCTCAGCCTTCATACAAGCCCCAGCCTTCATACCCAACCCAGCCTTCATATCCAACCCAGACATCATACAAGCCCCTGTTGAAGTCCTCATATCAACCCTCAT
- the LOC123761144 gene encoding adhesive plaque matrix protein, whose product MIAKVTVLLVVVVMVGEAVALDYDRYSPPAHHSRYEQEGMPYNFQYDVKDDYSGNDFGQNEQSDGDTVSGSYTVQLPDGRKQTVNYVAKDDYGYQAEVLYEGEAQYPHEYGPPITFKPQYQPSYYPQPSYQPQPSYQPQPSYKPQPSYKPQPSYQPQPSYKPQPSYKPQPSYPTQTSYKPQPSYQPQPSYDSEEHYE is encoded by the exons ATGATCGCAAAGGTAAC tgtgttgctggttgtggtggtgatggtgggggaagctgtcgcTTTAGATTACGATCGCTACTCCCCACCAGCACATCACTCACGATACGAACAG GAGGGCATGCCATACAACTTCCAGTATGACGTCAAGGACGACTACTCCGGCAATGACTTTGGCCAAAACGAACAGTCTGATGGAGACACTGTCTCAGGCTCCTACACCGTCCAGCTCCCAGACGGCCGCAAACAGACG GTGAACTACGTTGCCAAGGACGACTACGGGTATCAGGCGGAGGTCTTGTATGAGGGTGAAGCCCAGTACCCCCACGAGTACGGTCCCCCCATCACCTTCAAGCCCCAGTACCAGCCATCATATTATCCACAGCCCTCATACCAGCCCCAGCCCTCATACCAGCCCCAGCCCTCATACAAGCCCCAGCCCTCATACAAGCCCCAGCCCTCATACCAGCCCCAGCCCTCATACAAGCCCCAGCCCTCATACAAGCCCCAGCCCTCATACCCAACCCAGACATCATACAAACCTCAGCCCTCATACCAGCCTCAGCCTTCATACGATTCTGAGGAACATTACGAATAA
- the LOC138373196 gene encoding cuticle protein 7-like, whose amino-acid sequence MALKAALMVVVLGVALADTSDPYSVQPVHSSVYKQPGMPHNFAYNVRDDYSRTNFGHSENSDGNTVRGSYNVDLPDGRKQTVNYEADHNKGFTADVQYSGEAHHPRNYKPPVTYNSQPSYQHTPSHTTPYYPK is encoded by the exons ATGGCTCTCAAG GCggcgctgatggtggtggtgttgggagtagctcTCGCCGACACCTCCGACCCCTACAGTGTTCAACCTGTCCATAGTTCTGTATACAAG CAGCCGGGGATGCCACACAACTTCGCATACAATGTTAGGGACGACTACTCCCGCACCAACTTTGGACACAGTGAGAACTCCGATGGCAACACTGTCCGTGGCTCCTACAATGTCGACCTTCCCGACGGACGCAAGCAGACG GTTAATTACGAGGCTGACCACAACAAAGGCTTCACAGCTGATGTACAGTACTCTGGTGAGGCTCACCATCCCCGCAATTACAAGCCTCCTGTCACCTACAATTCACAACCGTCATACCAACACACGCCCTCACACACAACCCCATACTACCCCAAATAA